The following proteins are encoded in a genomic region of Drosophila willistoni isolate 14030-0811.24 chromosome 3R, UCI_dwil_1.1, whole genome shotgun sequence:
- the LOC6650844 gene encoding YTH domain-containing family protein yields MSGVDQMKISGNTAKSVEERNIPWSQQVDEASYENLPSPNNDESYANQSSMQQFQYPPFNLKENHNSSWNNMSKGRKQASNYDANKKHGNPGAYSNAKRDEYQLNAWSSRRLVEKSATTTNRSNRNDDSHSSTKMEHNTNDVDETKMQAVSSAPKKTTWASIASQPAKLASRTTSTASSHKKKGPGMPPPPMVPGKHNLDVNVWDSPNNNPPPVPSPPSPIDLASSDVHSDFSIGAQSSGEPPLGARTDKDKVHNKPQEYFPKDDNKGLINNSNFGRAKTSPNGHARKNWGPQNPVHHNTAIRQPNPIGAAGLPNRRPDSAMPQARYNDRRPNYPNVRNDFENGPKYEHRDENNSRSVTETAPKVEELTVDPQLLLEELKDKNNYNPTEMDLEKATAARFFVIKSYSEDDIHRSIKYEIWCSTDHGNKRLDDAFKDRHKEGGNILLFFSVNGSGHFCGMAQMMTAVDYNSTSSVWSQDKWKGKFKVKWIYVKDVPNGKLRHIRLENNDNKSVTNSRDTQEVPNAKGIEVLQILHSYKHSTSIFDDFSHYEKKQEEEVSSKRPPIHMQPEGINSSQAPMNRSFNRQNDDREREREPRDNRGNSSGIGQKHFAGGGGGGSGFRNRNNAGSGGFHSNYSEYRRGFDGQRNISNDYQTKDRENAEYDRENEFGTRHGPNNRRDDHLHNHTNKTRINNRERDFSTDQIKSDVRFRTGLCTSRDLPKNNEKDRMRSNDY; encoded by the exons ATGTCAGGCGTGGATCAG ATGAAAATATCAGGAAATACAG CTAAATCTGTTGAGGAGCGCAATATACCATGGAGCCAACAAGTTGATGAGGCATCTTATGAAAATCTGCCTTCTCCAAATAATGATGAAAGCTACG CTAATCAAAGCTCAATGCAACAATTCCAATATCCGCCATTCAATCTAAAGGAAAATCACAATTCGTCATGGAATAACATGAGCAAAGGACGCAAGCAAGCTTCGAACTATG atgcaaataaaaaacatggAAATCCTGGTGCCTACAGCAATGCCAAACGTGATGAGTACCAACTAAATGCGTGGAGTTCTCGAAGATTGGTTGAAAAAAGTGCTACAACCACAAATAGG TCAAATCGAAATGACGATAGCCACTCGTCTACCAAAATGGAACACAATACAAATGATGTGGatgaaacaaaaatgcaaGCAGTCTCGTCAGCACCCAAAAAGACAACATGGGCTTCAATTGCATCCCAGCCAGCTAAGTTAGCTTCGAGG ACAACATCGACCGCATCTAGCCATAAAAAGAAAGGACCAGGAATGCCACCACCACCGATGGTGCCTGGCAAGCACAATTTAGACGTTAATGTATGGGATTCGCCAAATAATAATCCCCCGCCAGTGCCGTCTCCGCCCTCTCCGATCGATTTGGCCAGTTCAGATGTCCATTCGGATTTCTCTATAGGAGCGCAGAGCAGTGGCGAACCACCATTGGGCGCACGTACCGATAAGGATAAGGTGCACAATAAACCGCAAGAATACTTCCCTAAAGATGACAACAAGGGCTTGATCAATAACAGCAACTTTGGCAGAGCAAAGACATCGCCGAACGGTCATGCGCGTAAAAATTGGGGTCCACAGAACCCGGTACATCACAATACAGCAATACGGCAACCGAATCCAATTGGAGCTGCGGGTTTGCCCAATCGGCGACCCGATAGCGCCATGCCTCAAGCTCGCTATAACGATCGCAGGCCCAATTACCCCAATGTCCGTAATGATTTTGAGAATGGCCCCAAATATGAACATCGCGATGAGAATAATTCACGCAGCGTAACAGAAACCGCGCCGAAAGTGGAAGAGTTGACTGTGGATCCGCAACTTCTGCTGGAAGAACTTAAAGATAAGAACAATTACAATCCCACAGAAATGGATTTGGAAAAAGCCACAGCTGCACG ATTTTTTGTAATCAAATCGTATTCGGAAGATGATATTCATCGGAGTATAAAATATGAGATTTGGTGTTCAACTGATCATGGTAATAAACGATTGGACGATGCTTTTAAGGATCGCCACAAAGAGGGCGGTAATATACTGCTCTTCTTCTCGGTAAATGGGTCGGGCCACTTTTGCGGCATGGCACAAATGATGACTGCAGTAGATTATAATTCCACATCCAGCGTTTGGTCGCAAGACAAGTGGAAAGGCAAATTTAAAGTGAAATGGATATATGTCAAAGATGTGCCTAATGGAAAACTCCGCCATATTCGACTTGAAAACAATGACAATAAGTCGGTCACAAATTCGAGAGACACACAAGAAGTGCCTAATGCAAAGGGCATAGAAGTGTTGCAAATACTGCACTCCTATAAGCATTCTACGTCCATTTTTGACGATTTTTCGCATTACGAGAAGAAACAAGAGGAGGAAGTTTCCTCAAAGCGACCACCAATCCATATGCAACCCGAAGGCATTAACTCTTCCCAAGCGCCTATGAATCGCAGTTTTAACCGCCAAAACGACGATAGAGAAAGGGAGCGTGAACCACGAGACAATCGTGGAAATAGTAGTGGCATCGGACAAAAACATTTTGCTGGTGGCGGTGGCGGGGGAAGCGGTTTTCGCAATAGGAACAACGCCGGGAGCGGAGGTTTTCACAGCAATTACAGCGAATATCGTCGGGGTTTTGATGGTCAGCGAAATATAAGCAACGATTACCAGACAAAAGACAGAGAAAACGCAGAATATGATAGGGAGAATGAGTTTGGAACACGTCATGGCCCCAATAATCGAAGGGACGATCATCTGCATAACCACACAAACAAGACAAGAATTAACAATCGCGAACGCGATTTCAGTACTGATCAAATCAAAAGTGATGTACGCTTCCGGACTGGACTATGCACATCTAGGGATTTGCCAAAA AATAACGAAAAGGATAGAATGCGAAGCAATGACTATTAA
- the LOC6650845 gene encoding purine nucleoside phosphorylase: MEGEISIKSEDEPVPIKIGIIGEAGLDTPIVLTDRMEYAVCTPFGKPSDILIEGQIEGVKCALLSRNGRLHDIMPSNVNYRANIWAMRKLGCTHLLVTHTVSSLRENIQPGSIVVPHDIIDNTTRRAQTFYDGAVGSPFGVCHVPMYPAFCDRTRQHLVTAAKELQLTTHSQGTVLTLEGPRYSTVAENNMYRKWGADLLSMTLCPEAILAKEAGILYGSLSLVTNKECWCANQPIATTHEIIYIYKKQVDTLQKVLVNAIQSIGKEDWSEDILKAKILVCSNFANRNQ, translated from the exons ATGGAAGGAGAAATATCAATCAAGAGTGAGGATGAACCCGTGCCAATCAAAATAGGAATTATTGGCGAAGCTGGCCTCGATACACCAATTGTGCTTACGGATCGAATGGAATACGCTGTGTGCACCCCATTTGGAAAACCGTCCGATATTTTAATTGAAGGTCAGATAGAAGGTGTCAAGTGTGCTCTCCTATCGCGCAATGGTCGCCTACATGATATAATGCCTTCTAATGTGAACTATAGAGCTAATATCTGGGCCATGCGCAAATTAGGATGCACACACCTTCTAGTCACTCACACGGTTAGTTCATTGCGTGAAAACATTCAGCCGGGAAGCATTGTTGTGCCACATGATATAATAGATAATACGACGAGAAGAGCCCAGACATTTTATGACGGAGCCGTTGGCAGTCCGTTTGGTGTATGCCATGTGCCAATGTATCCTGCTTTCTGCGACCGGACGCGTCAACATTTAGTGACGGCAGCCAAAGAGCTCCAGCTGACCACACATTCGCAGGGGACGGTTCTAACACTCGAGGGACCGCGATACTCAACAGTCGCTGAGAACAACATGTATCGTAAATGGGGAGCCGATCTGCTGAGCATGACTCTTTGCCCAGAGGCAATACTAGCAAAGGAGGCCGGCATTTTATATGGATCCCTCAGTTTGGTTACCAATAAGGAATGCTGGTGTGCCAATCAACCGATTGCAACCACTCACGAGATCATTTATATTTACAAGAAGCAAGTTGACACACTCCAAAAAGTTCTAGTTAATGCAATACAAAGTATTGGCAAGGAAGATTGGTCCGAAGATATTCTTAAAGCCAAG ATTTTGGTGTGCAGTAACTTTGCCAATCGTAATCAATGA
- the LOC6650846 gene encoding transmembrane emp24 domain-containing protein bai, with product MMKAILATLAIFGCIWPGQSVMFHLTPNTQKCLKEDIQANQMVMGEYEVSDVPGQVIDFIVRDTKGHILSQKEHITKAKFSFMSEVYDSYEICFISKVPPHQRGIAQQVALTTKKGVETKNYEGIGEASKLKPLEVDLKRLEDLSDSIVRDFVMMRKREEEMRDTNEKTNSRVLFFSIFSMCCLLGLATWQVLYLRRYFKAKKLIE from the exons ATGATGAAGGCAATACTCGCTactcttgcaatttttggcTGCATTTGGCCGGGCCAGAGTGTCATGTTCCATTTGACGCCAAACACACAAAAGTGCCTCAAAGAAGACATACAGGCTAATCAAATGGTTATGGGTGAATACGAGGTCTCCGATGTGCCCGGCCAAGTCATCGACTTTATT GTTCGCGATACTAAAGGACACATTCTGTCCCAGAAGGAGCACATAACTAAGGCAAAATTCAGCTTTATGTCTGAAGTATATGACTCGTATGAAATTTGCTTCATTTCAAAAGTGCCTCCAC ATCAACGAGGCATCGCGCAACAAGTCGCTCTCACTACCAAAAAAGGAGTGGAAACTAAGAACTACGAAGGC ATTGGCGAAGCCTCCAAACTCAAACCACTCGAAGTTGATCTCAAACGCTTGGAGGATCTTTCAGACTCCATTGTGAGAGATTTTGTGATGATGCGCAAACGAGAAGAAGAGATGCGGGATACCAATG aaaaaacgaacagccgtgTCCTGTTCTTCAGCATTTTCAGTATGTGCTGCTTACTTGGTTTGGCCACCTGGCAAGTCCTTTATCTTCGTAGGTACTTTAAGGCCAAAAAACTCATCGAATAG
- the LOC26529127 gene encoding inositol polyphosphate-5-phosphatase A isoform X2 translates to MEAEENVPTDTELLLVTANVGSLFEDPERLLTIWLEEFFAKISQVHPKFIALHLQEVGGKTYEKSMECVQEFIRRLCDANVMTDYIHVRIYMDEDFQSPEHFTALGNVYFAHRDIENIRIWNFLTHGWEDKLNQTNDKHIYSGNIETIPTKEKSKFPQHFFPECKWSRKGFMRTRWEINNTVFDLVNIHLFHDASNLAACEDFPSVYCKTRRRALVHTIERFHLDDKNGTVPFFLFGDFNFRCDTEGVVKELTQNLTAHRVQSMKSDSNKIHYRNTIGNNVLTVGKKEFSHADHQLKFKEDWLKNFDRELEPLKEILVEYPISFVPSYPFEEDPEMPTDYMSTRCPAWCDRILMSPQVSEIIQNDDWDYNMIGESICMGDHKPIYLTVRLKPNKGPGNPKSCCIIPEPLKVLVDQTLVDECLWMEQSNVDEATKSPHLIPKSHYVLVKPVIDNSTQNIREGEIDSAKDENPDCKGGLETDNAVLLKETTV, encoded by the exons ATGGAAGCAGAAGAAAACGTCCCAACGGACACTGAACTTTTATTAGTTACGGCTAATGTGGGTAGCTTATTTGAAGAT CCAGAAAGACTTCTAACAATATGGCTGGAAGAATTTTTTGCCAAAATATCTCAAGTCCATCCAAAATTCATAGCCTTGCATCTGCAAGAAGTGGGCGGAAAAACCTACGAGAAATCAATGGAATGTGTGCAGGAATTTATAAGGCGTCTTTGCGATGCCAATGTTATGACAGATTACATTCATGTTCGCATCTATATGGACGAAGACTTTCAGTCACCGGAGCATTTTACC GCATTGGGTAATGTTTATTTCGCTCACCGCGATATAGAAAATATAAGAATTTGGAATTTTCTAACCCACGGCTGGGAggacaaattaaatcaaactAATGATAAACATATCTATTCTGGCAACATTGAAACTATTCCAACCAAGGAGAAATCCAAATTTCCCCAGCATTTTTTTCCGGAA TGTAAATGGTCTCGAAAAGGATTTATGCGAACACGATGGGAAATCAATAACACCGTCTTTGATTTGGTgaatattcatttatttcacGATGCTTCCAATTTGGCGGCTTGTGAAGATTTCCCTTCTGTGTACTGTAAAACAAGGAGAAGAGCTTTAGTCCACACAATTGAGCG TTTCCATTTGGATGATAAAAATGGAACAGTCCCATTTTTTCTATTTGGCGATTTTAATTTTCGTTGTGACACTGAAGGGGTTGTAAAG GAGTTAACTCAAAACTTAACCGCACATCGCGTCCAAAGTATGAAGAGTGATAGTAATAAAATTCATTATCGTAATACCATTGGCAATAATGTACTTACTGTTGGTAAAAAAGAATTTAGTCATGCCGATCATCAGTTAAAGTTTAAGGAAGATTGG TTGAAAAATTTCGATAGAGAATTGGAGCCACTTAAAGAGATTCTAGTCGAGTATCCAATAAGCTTTGTTCCGTCTTATCCATTTGAAGAAGATCCCGAAATGCCTACCGATTATATGTCTACACGCTGTCCAGCGTGGTGCGATCGTATTCTAATGAGTCCACAGGTCTCGGAAATTATACAAAATGACGATTGGGATTATAACATGATTGGAGAATCCATATGCATGGGCGATCATAAG CCTATTTACTTAACTGTCCGTctaaaaccaaacaaag GCCCTGGGAATCCGAAATCCTGCTGCATTATACCCGAACCGTTGAAGGTTCTTGTGGATCAAACCCTGGTGGATGAGTGCCTTTGGATGGAGCAGTCAAATGTCGATGAAGCTACAAAATCGCCACATCTTATTCCCAAGTCGCACTATGTTTTGGTAAAACCGGTTATAGATAACTCTACCCAAAATATTAGGGAAGGCGAAATTGATTCGGCGAAAGATGAAAATCCCGACTGCAAAGGCGGTCTTGAAACTGACAATGCAGTGCTGCTTAAAGAGACGACCGTTTAG
- the LOC26529127 gene encoding inositol polyphosphate-5-phosphatase A isoform X3 — protein sequence MEAEENVPTDTELLLVTANVGSLFEDPERLLTIWLEEFFAKISQVHPKFIALHLQEVGGKTYEKSMECVQEFIRRLCDANVMTDYIHVRIYMDEDFQSPEHFTALGNVYFAHRDIENIRIWNFLTHGWEDKLNQTNDKHIYSGNIETIPTKEKSKFPQHFFPECKWSRKGFMRTRWEINNTVFDLVNIHLFHDASNLAACEDFPSVYCKTRRRALVHTIERFHLDDKNGTVPFFLFGDFNFRCDTEGVVKELTQNLTAHRVQSMKSDSNKIHYRNTIGNNVLTVGKKEFSHADHQLKFKEDWLKNFDRELEPLKEILVEYPISFVPSYPFEEDPEMPTDYMSTRCPAWCDRILMSPQVSEIIQNDDWDYNMIGESICMGDHKALGIRNPAALYPNR from the exons ATGGAAGCAGAAGAAAACGTCCCAACGGACACTGAACTTTTATTAGTTACGGCTAATGTGGGTAGCTTATTTGAAGAT CCAGAAAGACTTCTAACAATATGGCTGGAAGAATTTTTTGCCAAAATATCTCAAGTCCATCCAAAATTCATAGCCTTGCATCTGCAAGAAGTGGGCGGAAAAACCTACGAGAAATCAATGGAATGTGTGCAGGAATTTATAAGGCGTCTTTGCGATGCCAATGTTATGACAGATTACATTCATGTTCGCATCTATATGGACGAAGACTTTCAGTCACCGGAGCATTTTACC GCATTGGGTAATGTTTATTTCGCTCACCGCGATATAGAAAATATAAGAATTTGGAATTTTCTAACCCACGGCTGGGAggacaaattaaatcaaactAATGATAAACATATCTATTCTGGCAACATTGAAACTATTCCAACCAAGGAGAAATCCAAATTTCCCCAGCATTTTTTTCCGGAA TGTAAATGGTCTCGAAAAGGATTTATGCGAACACGATGGGAAATCAATAACACCGTCTTTGATTTGGTgaatattcatttatttcacGATGCTTCCAATTTGGCGGCTTGTGAAGATTTCCCTTCTGTGTACTGTAAAACAAGGAGAAGAGCTTTAGTCCACACAATTGAGCG TTTCCATTTGGATGATAAAAATGGAACAGTCCCATTTTTTCTATTTGGCGATTTTAATTTTCGTTGTGACACTGAAGGGGTTGTAAAG GAGTTAACTCAAAACTTAACCGCACATCGCGTCCAAAGTATGAAGAGTGATAGTAATAAAATTCATTATCGTAATACCATTGGCAATAATGTACTTACTGTTGGTAAAAAAGAATTTAGTCATGCCGATCATCAGTTAAAGTTTAAGGAAGATTGG TTGAAAAATTTCGATAGAGAATTGGAGCCACTTAAAGAGATTCTAGTCGAGTATCCAATAAGCTTTGTTCCGTCTTATCCATTTGAAGAAGATCCCGAAATGCCTACCGATTATATGTCTACACGCTGTCCAGCGTGGTGCGATCGTATTCTAATGAGTCCACAGGTCTCGGAAATTATACAAAATGACGATTGGGATTATAACATGATTGGAGAATCCATATGCATGGGCGATCATAAG GCCCTGGGAATCCGAAATCCTGCTGCATTATACCCGAACCGTTGA
- the LOC26529127 gene encoding inositol polyphosphate-5-phosphatase A isoform X1, which translates to MEAEENVPTDTELLLVTANVGSLFEDPERLLTIWLEEFFAKISQVHPKFIALHLQEVGGKTYEKSMECVQEFIRRLCDANVMTDYIHVRIYMDEDFQSPEHFTALGNVYFAHRDIENIRIWNFLTHGWEDKLNQTNDKHIYSGNIETIPTKEKSKFPQHFFPECKWSRKGFMRTRWEINNTVFDLVNIHLFHDASNLAACEDFPSVYCKTRRRALVHTIERFHLDDKNGTVPFFLFGDFNFRCDTEGVVKELTQNLTAHRVQSMKSDSNKIHYRNTIGNNVLTVGKKEFSHADHQLKFKEDWLKNFDRELEPLKEILVEYPISFVPSYPFEEDPEMPTDYMSTRCPAWCDRILMSPQVSEIIQNDDWDYNMIGESICMGDHKPIYLTVRLKPNKGTYRSCDCNYTYSCANNNNNSASAVPIAKCKYCPYSNTIYKDVVNECKILANTAQKSSVKIKHNPLKIRHDEDAQGGHSSRHPAVSINVIDSDNICVCMCAHLSSTNPLNDDSNGETIKTEPIEGTICPLCCNMIKQQPVTHRYRLLSKRVVLSEDIIVNRIDTQHLSTYYEHAHDDPYTPDSDSHSPYPEVPSTSTTTSSNSRSPFEHRLPRDDSGIDECHEKYTPTKSEIVLTNNPASEKQSRGAVTPGQLKSRLEDLQRLSIHNKDENDPVMGKGDADQVEAICTPNAVPTRPRRNSSVFPMCCNIH; encoded by the exons ATGGAAGCAGAAGAAAACGTCCCAACGGACACTGAACTTTTATTAGTTACGGCTAATGTGGGTAGCTTATTTGAAGAT CCAGAAAGACTTCTAACAATATGGCTGGAAGAATTTTTTGCCAAAATATCTCAAGTCCATCCAAAATTCATAGCCTTGCATCTGCAAGAAGTGGGCGGAAAAACCTACGAGAAATCAATGGAATGTGTGCAGGAATTTATAAGGCGTCTTTGCGATGCCAATGTTATGACAGATTACATTCATGTTCGCATCTATATGGACGAAGACTTTCAGTCACCGGAGCATTTTACC GCATTGGGTAATGTTTATTTCGCTCACCGCGATATAGAAAATATAAGAATTTGGAATTTTCTAACCCACGGCTGGGAggacaaattaaatcaaactAATGATAAACATATCTATTCTGGCAACATTGAAACTATTCCAACCAAGGAGAAATCCAAATTTCCCCAGCATTTTTTTCCGGAA TGTAAATGGTCTCGAAAAGGATTTATGCGAACACGATGGGAAATCAATAACACCGTCTTTGATTTGGTgaatattcatttatttcacGATGCTTCCAATTTGGCGGCTTGTGAAGATTTCCCTTCTGTGTACTGTAAAACAAGGAGAAGAGCTTTAGTCCACACAATTGAGCG TTTCCATTTGGATGATAAAAATGGAACAGTCCCATTTTTTCTATTTGGCGATTTTAATTTTCGTTGTGACACTGAAGGGGTTGTAAAG GAGTTAACTCAAAACTTAACCGCACATCGCGTCCAAAGTATGAAGAGTGATAGTAATAAAATTCATTATCGTAATACCATTGGCAATAATGTACTTACTGTTGGTAAAAAAGAATTTAGTCATGCCGATCATCAGTTAAAGTTTAAGGAAGATTGG TTGAAAAATTTCGATAGAGAATTGGAGCCACTTAAAGAGATTCTAGTCGAGTATCCAATAAGCTTTGTTCCGTCTTATCCATTTGAAGAAGATCCCGAAATGCCTACCGATTATATGTCTACACGCTGTCCAGCGTGGTGCGATCGTATTCTAATGAGTCCACAGGTCTCGGAAATTATACAAAATGACGATTGGGATTATAACATGATTGGAGAATCCATATGCATGGGCGATCATAAG CCTATTTACTTAACTGTCCGTctaaaaccaaacaaaggTACTTATAGATCTTGTGATTGCAACTATACATATTCATGtgcaaataacaacaacaattcagCATCAGCTGTACCCATAGCTAAGTGTAAATATTGTCCCTATTCCAATACAATTTATAAGGATGTCGTGAACGAATGCAAAATTTTGGCAAACACTGCACAAAAATCTAGTGTAAAGATAAAACATAATCCATTAAAAATTAGACACGATGAAGATGCCCAAGGAGGCCACTCATCAAGACATCCGGCTGTTAGTATTAATGTAATTGACTCAGACaatatctgtgtgtgtatgtgcgcgCATCTATCTAGCACCAATCCTCTTAACGACGATTCTAACGGAGAAACAATCAAGACTGAGCCAATAGAAGGAACCATATGTCCGCTGTGTTGCAATATGATAAAACAGCAGCCGGTCACTCATCGCTATAGATTACTATCTAAGCGAGTAGTGCTTTCAGAAGACATAATTGTGAATCGAATTGATACACAGCATCTTAGTACATACTATGAGCATGCGCATGACGATCCATACACACCAGATTCTGATTCCCATTCGCCGTATCCAGAGGTACCCAGTACATCTACAACAACCTCGAGTAACAGTCGCAGTCCATTTGAACATCGATTGCCTCGTGATGATTCAGGGATCGATGAGTGCCATGAAAAGTACACTCCTACCAAATCGGAAATCGTATTGACGAACAATCCAGCCTCAGAAAAGCAATCTCGGGGAGCTGTTACTCCCGGACAACTGAAGTCACGCTTGGAAGACTTGCAACGATTATCCATACACAATAAAGACGAGAACGATCCGGTTATGGGGAAGGGTGATGCTGATCAAGTTGAAGCTATTTGCACACCAAACGCTGTTCCAACCCGTCCAAGACGCAACTCAAGCGTTTTTCCTATGTGTTGTAACATTCACTAA